A genomic segment from Halomonas sp. TA22 encodes:
- a CDS encoding efflux RND transporter periplasmic adaptor subunit: MPRSSLRRASRPLVLLALLAIVQLSLQAALADDRTAVIGARAEQRTWSDPLEALGTLRADESVTLSSTLTEIVSELNFNDGEEVEAGQLLVRLEDSEAQAQLRAAQALRDERRNTLDRSAQLQSRNLAPRADVEDNQARLRQVEAEIEAIQARLAAHRIRAPFDGVVGFRNISPGALVTPGMELLTLDKLDVVKLDFRVPEVHLAALYSGLRLTATSAAFPDAIFEGVIESVGSRIDPVSRSVSVRAELANPDQHLRPGMLMEVILQRRPRQTVVVPESVIIPSGERQHVLVIDETDEHRIARREVRIGERRAGQVEIVEGLESGELVVSHGVQRVRDGERIKLLGIASDATSIREILEQARPQPDREEEV; the protein is encoded by the coding sequence ATGCCCCGATCATCTTTGCGCCGTGCAAGCCGGCCCCTTGTACTGCTTGCTCTTCTCGCCATCGTGCAACTCTCTCTACAGGCCGCACTGGCCGACGATCGAACCGCCGTGATTGGCGCGCGAGCCGAACAGCGCACCTGGTCGGACCCGCTCGAAGCGCTCGGCACCCTACGCGCCGACGAAAGCGTTACGCTCTCCTCCACGCTCACCGAGATCGTCAGCGAACTCAACTTCAACGATGGCGAAGAGGTCGAAGCCGGCCAGCTGCTGGTGCGCCTGGAAGACAGCGAAGCACAGGCTCAGCTGCGCGCCGCCCAGGCGCTGCGCGACGAGCGCCGCAATACCCTCGATCGTTCGGCCCAACTGCAGTCCCGTAACCTGGCGCCGCGTGCCGATGTCGAAGATAATCAGGCTCGCCTGCGCCAGGTCGAGGCGGAGATCGAAGCGATCCAGGCTCGCCTTGCCGCCCACCGCATACGCGCCCCCTTCGATGGCGTGGTCGGTTTTCGCAATATCAGCCCCGGAGCGCTGGTGACCCCCGGCATGGAATTGCTGACACTCGACAAGCTCGATGTGGTCAAGCTCGATTTCAGGGTTCCCGAGGTGCATCTTGCCGCGCTTTACTCCGGCCTACGCCTTACCGCCACCAGTGCTGCCTTCCCCGATGCGATCTTCGAAGGCGTCATCGAGAGTGTCGGCTCACGGATCGATCCTGTCAGCCGTAGCGTGTCGGTGCGCGCCGAACTGGCCAATCCGGACCAACATCTGCGTCCTGGCATGTTGATGGAGGTGATACTACAACGGCGTCCACGACAGACCGTCGTCGTTCCCGAGTCAGTGATCATTCCCAGCGGTGAGCGCCAGCACGTGCTGGTCATCGATGAGACGGACGAGCACCGTATCGCCCGCCGCGAAGTGCGCATCGGTGAGCGCCGCGCGGGGCAGGTCGAGATAGTCGAAGGCCTCGAGAGCGGTGAACTGGTGGTCAGCCATGGTGTGCAGCGGGTACGCGACGGCGAACGGATCAAGCTGCTGGGCATCGCCAGCGACGCGACGTCGATCCGCGAAATTCTCGAGCAGGCACGCCCCCAGCCTGACCGAGAGGAAGAGGTCTGA